AATTATTAAAATTCATAAATAATCTTCCGTTTTTTTCTTTGATCAATGCGAAGCGGGAATTTTTTCTTTCAAGAGAAGGGAATATATATTTTCCTGTAATTTCATTCCATTCTTCACTATCTGCTTTATAAGCAGGGTTGATAGGTTCTTCTTCTCCCAGAACCACTGTAAAAATATTTTTGAAAGAAGAGATTAAAAATTGTCCTGACATGTTGCTAATCACTATCATTGCAAATTGCTCTTTTGGTTCATAAATGAAATAACTCATTTGTGTGCCCGAGCCTCCATTACCAAAGAAATTTAAATCCCCATAATCAAATGTGAAGATTCCATATCCATAAGCATTATTGGGATAGTTCATAAACCCGTAATAATTTGCTGAAGTAGTATAATTTTTTGCATGAGGGTGACTCATTTCCTGAATCACATCTTCTTTAAATATTTTTTCCTGATCCAGGATACCCCCGTTCATCAAGCACAATGCAAGGCGTTCAAGGTCTTTGAGGTTGCTAAAAATTCCTCCTGCAGCCTGTTTAAGTGGTATATCGAATCGGCTGATTGCTGGTATGGCAGCCTTTTTTTTATAATCATAATAATGACCTACTGAAAATGATTTACATGCGACATCAAAAAAATTGAAGGTTGTATTTTGAAGATTCAATGGTTTGATAACCGCCTCATGGACTGCTTCGGGATAGGATTTGCCTGAAAGTTGCTTGATTAAAAGACCGATTAATGCATAGCCGGTATTTGAGTAAGAGAAAACCTCACCGGGTTTTGCAAATAATACGTTATCCCCATTTTGTTTAAAAAAATCAAAGATTGTGGTCGTATATTCAGTTTTTTTTGGATGATAATCGATCATCCCACTGGTATGGGTTAATAGCTGATGAAACGTTATTGAAGATAAACCGGGGGATAATCCCTGAATTACATTTCCAACAGAATCATGAGGGCTGAGACCAGCCTTCTCCAATTCAGTGAGAAGCGTTAATGCTGCAAATATTTTTGTAACCGAAGCAATTTGATATATAGTGGAATCAGTTAATTCTGTTTTGGTTTGTGAGTTTG
The sequence above is drawn from the Bacteroidales bacterium genome and encodes:
- a CDS encoding beta-lactamase family protein — its product is MKKIRIPLSFILICMCHHVLLAQSLSQQQIATIENSIVGEMKDANVPGTAIAIINKNQIAYENHFGFANSQTKTELTDSTIYQIASVTKIFAALTLLTELEKAGLSPHDSVGNVIQGLSPGLSSITFHQLLTHTSGMIDYHPKKTEYTTTIFDFFKQNGDNVLFAKPGEVFSYSNTGYALIGLLIKQLSGKSYPEAVHEAVIKPLNLQNTTFNFFDVACKSFSVGHYYDYKKKAAIPAISRFDIPLKQAAGGIFSNLKDLERLALCLMNGGILDQEKIFKEDVIQEMSHPHAKNYTTSANYYGFMNYPNNAYGYGIFTFDYGDLNFFGNGGSGTQMSYFIYEPKEQFAMIVISNMSGQFLISSFKNIFTVVLGEEEPINPAYKADSEEWNEITGKYIFPSLERKNSRFALIKEKNGRLFMNFNNSSDIELKPLDNRVFSYSIPSFRFPIEIGFYRDNEGNIKYLRHFWRSWIKVE